Proteins from one Candidatus Sulfotelmatobacter sp. genomic window:
- a CDS encoding cobalamin B12-binding domain-containing protein, whose protein sequence is MATNAPARPLRVIVAKAGLDGHDRGAKVIARALRDAGMEVIYTGLFQTPEQIVQTAIQEDADGIGLSILSGAHMTLFPLVVEQLRAQNADDIVFFGGGTIPPDDAAELKRLGVREIFTPGAPLSEIIAFVERECGKRRELVG, encoded by the coding sequence ACCAACGCCCCCGCCCGACCACTGCGCGTCATCGTCGCGAAGGCCGGACTCGACGGTCACGACCGCGGCGCGAAGGTGATCGCGCGCGCGCTCCGCGACGCCGGGATGGAAGTGATCTACACCGGGCTGTTCCAGACGCCCGAGCAGATCGTGCAGACCGCGATCCAAGAAGACGCCGACGGCATCGGGCTCTCGATCCTCTCGGGCGCGCACATGACGCTCTTCCCGCTGGTCGTCGAGCAGCTGCGCGCGCAGAACGCCGACGACATCGTCTTTTTCGGCGGCGGGACGATTCCGCCCGACGACGCGGCGGAGCTCAAACGCCTGGGCGTGCGCGAGATCTTCACCCCCGGCGCTCCGCTCTCGGAGATCATCGCCTTCGTCGAACGCGAGTGCGGCAAGCGGAGAGAGCTGGTCGGCTGA